The region GCCTCGTCTGATGCATCATGCAAACACCCTGGACGGAGTGAATCCCCTAGAGAAAAGCTGCAGTCATAACGCTTGAAAATCTCACAAATATCATCAAAGCGAGTAAAAAGAGGATTCTGCTTATGGTGATAAAGCATCCATTGAGCGAGAATCCCACCTCCGCGACTAACAATCCCAGTCAACCTTCCTTTTACTTTTGGTAAATGCTCAATAAGTAAACCAGCATGAATTGTCTGATAATCAACCCCTTGTTGACAATGTTTTTCGATTATGTGTAAAAAATCCTCTTCTGATAATTTCTCAATAGAGCCATGGACACTTTCTAATGCTTGATACACAGGGACTGTCCCTATAGGAACAGGAGATGCCTGAATTATTGCTGTGCGAACCTCATCAAGATTTACTCCACCTGTAGAGAGATCCATCACAGTATCTGCACCATACTTAACTGCAAGATGAAGCTTCTTTAATTCTTCATTTACATCGCTGGCATTAGGAGAAGCACCTATATTTGCGTTAACTTTGCAACTAGAAGCAATACCTATTGCCATAGGCTCCAAATTGAGGTGATTAATATTCGCAGGTATTATCATTCTCCCTCTAGCAACCTCTTCCATAATTAAAGACTCTGGAAGATTCTCCTTCTTAGCAACAAAAGACATTTCTTCTGTTATCACTTCCCTACGAGCAAAATACATTTGAGAAACATTGCTTTGACCTTTACGTGAAGCAACCCATGAAGTACGCATAATCACAAAAACTATAGATAGCCTAGGGAGTATTCAGGCAAGCATTGATCTCGATCACTCTCTTTCACTTTCCTTCGACGGTATAAACCGAATCAGGTTCAGAGGGTGTGATCTCAGCCAAAAGCAATAGCTTGTAGGCACCCCTAGTGATATTTGTAAGGTAGCCACATTTCTGGGAATAGGACTTTATATTTAAACTCAAATTATTAATTCAAATTATTTTTTCTTTGAAGAACCTCATTCAATAATCGTTTTCTACGCAAATTCCTACCAATAGCACTAGAACAAATCACCCCTAGACCTGTAAAAAAAGCTGGTAATGCTTGTACTTTATCGTTATCTTTTCGATGGAAAAAAGCAATCATTGCAATAAGCACCAAACATGGAGCAGCAAGCGATAAAGAGAGTTTTCCAGATCCCTTCATAAATTATTGCTCTAGAGAAACGTTTTGCTGCTGTTTCATCCAATGCATAAGAGTATGAAAAATAATATTAATGCCAATCTCAATACTATTCTCATCAGGTGCAAAAGAACCATTGTGGAGAGGAGCACATCCTTCAGGAGGAGCTACTCCTAAGCGAAACATTGTTCCAGGCACATCATCTAGAAACTCTGCAAAATCTTCTGCACCTAAAGAAGGGGAGTCCAATCGTTTAACTTTTTCATTACCAATTAAAGATTGAGCACAATTCTCTAATAGAGCAGTCAACTTAGGATCATTAAAAACTGGAGGAGCTATAGGTGTATAAGTAATGACAACCTCTGCGCCACAACTAGTAGCAATACCTTTAATTGTAGTTTCAAGCCAATGAGGCAATTGATCGTTTAGATGTGCGTCCAAACAACGAACAGTGCCCAGCAGCTTTACTCGATCTGCAATGACATTAAACGCTTTACCACCTTCAATTTGTCCAAAACTAATTACCACCGGTAAAAGTGCATCCAGCTGTCTACTAATAGCTTCTTGAATACCACTAATGATTTTTGCCGCTATCCAAATTGAATCCACAGTTTGATGAGGTCTAGCTCCATGACCACCATCACCAATAATCTCTATCTCTAATTTGCCTGCTGCTGCAGTTAAAGTACCATCTCTAACACCAATGTGACCACTTGGCAGTTCAGGGTAAACATGCACACCAAAAAGAGCGTCTAGCCCTTTTGTGGCTCCATCTTCCTTCATCCACCTGGCACCAGAAGCAATTTCTTCAGCAGGCTGAAATAATAATCGTATTCCTGTTAACTCAAGCTGATTATGTTCTGCTAGAAGTCTTGCGAGACCAATACCAATGCAAATATGTATATCATGCCCACAAGCATGCATAACACCTTGTCTTAATGATGCAAATGAAAGACCTGTTTTTTCTTCCACAGGCAATGCATCCATGTCTACTCTAAAGCCAACTAAAGGGCCATCACAATTTCCTAGCTC is a window of Prochlorococcus marinus subsp. marinus str. CCMP1375 DNA encoding:
- a CDS encoding amidohydrolase, translated to MTIFQEPILSLKSFLPELIELRRYLHAHPELSGHEHQTAALIAGELRKYGWIVKESVGRTGLIAELGNCDGPLVGFRVDMDALPVEEKTGLSFASLRQGVMHACGHDIHICIGIGLARLLAEHNQLELTGIRLLFQPAEEIASGARWMKEDGATKGLDALFGVHVYPELPSGHIGVRDGTLTAAAGKLEIEIIGDGGHGARPHQTVDSIWIAAKIISGIQEAISRQLDALLPVVISFGQIEGGKAFNVIADRVKLLGTVRCLDAHLNDQLPHWLETTIKGIATSCGAEVVITYTPIAPPVFNDPKLTALLENCAQSLIGNEKVKRLDSPSLGAEDFAEFLDDVPGTMFRLGVAPPEGCAPLHNGSFAPDENSIEIGINIIFHTLMHWMKQQQNVSLEQ
- the thiC gene encoding phosphomethylpyrimidine synthase ThiC; translation: MRTSWVASRKGQSNVSQMYFARREVITEEMSFVAKKENLPESLIMEEVARGRMIIPANINHLNLEPMAIGIASSCKVNANIGASPNASDVNEELKKLHLAVKYGADTVMDLSTGGVNLDEVRTAIIQASPVPIGTVPVYQALESVHGSIEKLSEEDFLHIIEKHCQQGVDYQTIHAGLLIEHLPKVKGRLTGIVSRGGGILAQWMLYHHKQNPLFTRFDDICEIFKRYDCSFSLGDSLRPGCLHDASDEAQLAELKTLGELTQRAWKHDVQVMVEGPGHVPMDQIEFNVRKQMEDCLEAPFYVLGPLVTDIAPGYDHITSAIGAAMAGWYGTAMLCYVTPKEHLGLPNPEDVREGLIAYKIAAHAADIARHRSGARDRDDELSRARYAFDWNKQFELSLDPERAREYHDETLPADIYKQAEFCSMCGPKHCPMQTKITDKDLENLESILSSKGAKEINTMKLDKEV
- a CDS encoding DUF3188 domain-containing protein — encoded protein: MKGSGKLSLSLAAPCLVLIAMIAFFHRKDNDKVQALPAFFTGLGVICSSAIGRNLRRKRLLNEVLQRKNNLN